A stretch of DNA from Streptomyces venezuelae:
GCCGGGCAGGCGGCGCAGCAGCGGCGCGGTGGGGCTGAGGACCCGGCAGGTCTCGTAGTAGAGCTGGCGCTCCGTGAACCACAGGCCGCCGGGTTCGGCCGCACGGGCGGCGGCCACACCGATGGCCAGGCCGGTCAGCCGGTCGCCGAGGGCGCCGGCCCTGCTGGTACGCGTGCTCATGGGGTGGGGGTGCCTTTCGTCCCGGGGATGTCCGGCCAGCTCAGGAAGCCGTACTCCGGGGCGGAGCCGGGGCGTCCGGCCGCCGCGGCCATGGCCACGGCCCGTTCCACCGCCGTCTCGACCAGGGCGGCCAGCCGGGGCGGCGGCACGGCCGCGATCGGGCTCCAGAACCCGTCGGCGAGCCAGGCGGCGTCCTCCTCGGACAGGCGTGCCACGGACCGCAGTTCCGCCACGGCCGGGGTCCGGACGGTCGAGACGCAGTGGACGACACCGCTGCGGTGCCGGACCGCGGCCACCGGCAGCCCGGCGTCCACCACGGCCCGGTCCGGATGGGCGATGCGCAGGAGCGGGGCCAGCAGCGCGCCCAAGGCGCTCGCGTCGTGCAGCACCACGACCGGCAGCCGGCCGGGGAGGTCCACGAGGGCGTCATGGGCGGCGCCGGGGTCCGCCTCCACCAGGACCGCCTGCAGGCGCCCGGGGATCTCGTTGGCCGCGAGGAACACCGCGACGGCGTGGTCGGTGCACAGGATCACGGCTCTGGGGCGGCGCGGCTTCGGCGCGGCGTTCCCGGGGGCGGCGGTCCCCGCGTCGTCCACCACGCCCGGTGGCAGTCCCCCGTACGCCGGCTGCCACTGGCCGGTCATCAGCCGCCGGAAGTGCCACTCACTGGGACTGACGGACGAGCCCGCGGGACGGGCCGGGTAGTACGGGAAGCACTGGGGCGCGGCGATGAGGACGGCGACCGCGGCGGCTGCGGAGAGGAAGGCGAGCAGGCCATGGGTGAGGGCCCAGCAGACCAGGAGCCCGGCGCAGACCGGCAGGGTCACCAGCCGCCGGATCCAGTGCCGGACCCCGTGCGCCTCGCGCGCCCGCCAGGTGTGGGTACTCGTACGGGAGCGGTACCAGAGCTGGGTGATGGTCACCGTGAGCCGGCCGCCGTCGGTGAGGGAGTCCACGCAGCGGCGGATCCGCAGGTCGTGCATGCCGCGGCCGTGCAGCTTGGGGTCGAGGGCGAAGCGGCGGTGGCAGTGGGAGCACTTCTGGCCCGTGCGCTGCCGGCGCTTCAGCTGGGTCGAGCAGTTCGGGCAGATCACCGCACACCTCCCGCCGGGTGCGGGCCGTCCCCGGCCGCTGCCGCCCCGGGCCAGGTCATAAAGCCCACCTCGGCGGCGTGGCGCCGTTCGGCGTCGACGATCCGGCCGGCCCGTTCGGCGAGCCGGTCGAGCGCGGTGAGCAGCCGGACGGGTGGGACCCCGACGAGCGGGTACCGCCAGCCCTGTGCCAGCCACTTCAGCTCGTCCTCGGTGAACTCGCCGAGGCCGGTGAGCCGGGCCAGGTCCGCTGCCGTCGGCTTGTGTGCCGGGTCGCGGCAGGCGACGGCGTTGGGCAGGCCGCGGAGGGTGCGCAGCGGCGGTCCGGCGGGGAGCACCGGGCGGCCGGGGAGGGACGCGCGGAGTTCCCGCAGGAGCAGTGCGCCGTACGCGTCGGCGTCGTGGAGCAGCAGGACCGGGCCGTGCGGCGGCAGGGCGGGCAGCAGGGCCGGGAGGTGCCCGGGGCTCGGGACGAGGGCGATGCCGTGCCGGCCGGGCAGGCCGTCGGCGGTGAGGAAGGCGGCGATGGAGGGGTCGGGGCAGATCAGCACGGCGTTCGGCGGGGCCGCGTCGGCCGGCCACGGGGGCCAGGGGTGGCCGGTGTCGTCGACCACGCCGGGCGGCAGGCTCCCGTACACCCGCAGCCACTCGGCGAGGGCCTGGGTACGGAAGGCCCCGCGGGTCATGGGCGGGATGCCGCGGCCGGCTCCCAGCTGCCGGGCGATCAGGATGCCGAGCCCGGTGGCCAGCAGGACTCCGGAGAAGAACAGCAGGAACGGCAGCCCGCCGAGGACGGCCCAGAGGCAGACGAGGCCGGCGCCGAAGAAGCCCCCGCCCGCGCATCCGGGCGCGAACTCGCCTTCCTTGATCCGCTTGCGCGCGAGTGCGTACCACAGCTGGCCGGGGGTGATCTCGATCCGGCCGCCGTCGGTCAGCACTGCGGTGATCCGGCGTACCCGGAGGTCGTTCAGGCGCAGGGGGTTGGTCTTGGGGTCCAGCGCGTAGCGGCGCTTGCAGTTGCTGCAGATGTTGCCCCTGCGTTCCTTGCGGAGCAGGTTGCGTTCGCAGTGGGGGCAGATCACCGGCGGACCTCCAGGGCGGTCGCCGCCCGGCGCAGCCATGCGGCCAGCCGTTCGCGGACGGTGGTGCCGGCGACGCCGTGGTCCTGCTGGGCGCGCTCGATGTCGCGCAGGGCGGCGGCGAGGTCGCGGTAGTAGGAGGCGGTGCCGGCAGCGATGGCGGCGGCGGTGGCGGCTCTCGGGGCGGCGCCCTCCGGGAGGCCCCTGGGGGCGGTGCGCGGCCCCGCCCGGCCGGGCCGCCCGGCGCTCAGGGCGGCCCGGTGTTCGGCTTCGGCCGCGGTGATCGCGTAGTCCTCGTGGTCGATCCCGTATCCGGTGTTGGCGGCGAGGATGGTCAGCGGGGTGTCCCCCCGGTTGGCGAAGGAGTGCGGCATCATCTCCGGGATCCGGATCAGCATGCCCGGTACGAGCGGGACTTCGGCGACGCGTCCGCGGTCGGGGTCGTAGAGACCGCAGGCGGCGTGGCCGAGGCTGAGGACGAAGTGCTCGCCTCCGTGCGCATGCGGGGTGAAGGCGCTGCGTGGGCCCACCACCC
This window harbors:
- a CDS encoding cupin domain-containing protein — its product is MAARPYDRTPGPRGIPEDLPDHAGRGLPGGVELYHLGPDGSIVLADREGSRELGPERDFLRFIDDGQFAHYLVGDAGTSPERPSNATVKLGVVGPRSAFTPHAHGGEHFVLSLGHAACGLYDPDRGRVAEVPLVPGMLIRIPEMMPHSFANRGDTPLTILAANTGYGIDHEDYAITAAEAEHRAALSAGRPGRAGPRTAPRGLPEGAAPRAATAAAIAAGTASYYRDLAAALRDIERAQQDHGVAGTTVRERLAAWLRRAATALEVRR